One genomic segment of Paenibacillus durus includes these proteins:
- a CDS encoding Nif3-like dinuclear metal center hexameric protein: protein MLAKGQTVIQYMEQLAPKHVAEEGDKIGLQLGSLHKEITGVLVALDVNDEVVDEAISRGCNLIIAHHAIIFRPLQQLQTDTPMGKVYEKLIKNDIAVYISHTNLDITEGGMNDWMAEALGIENAVPLKDSHTEQLSKLVVFVPKDHHQKVLDAVLNAGAGWIGNYSHCSFNVEGYGTFMPREGTDPYIGKQGRMERAEEIRIETIVPLGIRGKVIQAMLKAHPYEEVAYDLYSMDLKGRTFGLGRVGKLKEPTTLGQFVETVKTGLNVEKVRVVGDLDRPVRKAAVLGGSGGKFLGSAVFRGADVLVTGDIDYHTAQDALMAGVALIDPGHNAEKIMKEKVAQWIKDKLTEHKYETPVYASEVNTEPFRFV from the coding sequence ATGCTTGCCAAAGGACAAACCGTAATTCAATATATGGAGCAGCTTGCTCCAAAGCATGTGGCGGAGGAAGGCGACAAGATCGGCCTGCAGCTCGGCAGCCTGCATAAAGAAATTACAGGCGTTCTGGTTGCGCTCGATGTGAACGACGAGGTGGTTGACGAGGCGATATCCCGTGGCTGCAATCTGATTATCGCCCATCACGCGATCATTTTTCGGCCGCTGCAGCAGCTGCAGACCGATACGCCGATGGGAAAGGTGTACGAGAAGCTTATCAAGAACGATATCGCGGTCTATATCAGCCACACGAATCTGGATATAACCGAGGGCGGCATGAACGACTGGATGGCCGAGGCGCTAGGCATCGAGAACGCCGTTCCGCTCAAGGATAGCCATACGGAACAGCTGTCCAAGCTCGTCGTCTTTGTGCCGAAGGACCATCACCAGAAGGTGCTGGATGCCGTCCTGAACGCCGGGGCGGGCTGGATCGGCAATTACAGTCACTGCAGCTTCAACGTCGAGGGCTACGGCACATTTATGCCCCGCGAAGGCACCGACCCGTACATTGGGAAGCAGGGCAGAATGGAGCGGGCGGAGGAAATCCGTATTGAGACGATTGTCCCACTGGGCATTCGGGGCAAGGTCATTCAGGCGATGTTGAAGGCCCATCCATACGAGGAGGTCGCCTATGACCTCTATTCCATGGATCTCAAGGGCCGCACCTTTGGGCTGGGCCGGGTAGGCAAGCTGAAAGAGCCGACAACGCTCGGGCAGTTCGTGGAAACCGTGAAGACCGGCCTGAACGTAGAGAAGGTGCGCGTGGTAGGGGACCTGGACCGGCCTGTCCGCAAAGCTGCCGTGCTTGGCGGATCGGGCGGGAAATTCCTTGGCAGCGCAGTCTTCCGCGGCGCCGATGTGCTCGTCACAGGCGATATTGACTACCATACGGCGCAGGATGCGCTGATGGCCGGCGTCGCGCTGATCGATCCCGGGCATAATGCCGAGAAGATTATGAAAGAAAAGGTTGCCCAGTGGATCAAGGATAAGCTGACAGAGCATAAATATGAAACGCCGGTCTATGCTTCAGAAGTGAATACGGAGCCGTTCCGGTTTGTGTGA
- a CDS encoding tRNA (adenine(22)-N(1))-methyltransferase — MNNVKLSQRLGLLLEQIPHGSKLADIGSDHALLPLAAVQTGRAVSAVAGEVNPGPHRAAEKAVQDAGLKDRISVRRGDGLEVLRPEEADCITIAGMGGALIASILNRGKVEGKLAAVRTLVLQPNVGEDILRRWLLDNGWVLTAEALLEEDGKRYEVLTAVPQDLEAGITNEGLYADAARAGGERLYSMETLLYMGPWLIRQRGPVFVAKWLDEISKLERILESLSRSELESAESKRTEIKARIREITEVLACLPKDKP, encoded by the coding sequence ATGAACAACGTAAAATTATCGCAAAGACTCGGGCTGCTGCTTGAACAAATTCCGCACGGATCGAAATTGGCCGATATCGGCTCGGACCATGCGCTGCTGCCGCTGGCTGCCGTTCAGACCGGACGCGCCGTGTCGGCGGTTGCCGGAGAAGTGAACCCAGGCCCGCACCGTGCAGCCGAAAAGGCCGTTCAGGACGCAGGACTGAAGGATCGAATCTCCGTCCGCCGAGGGGACGGGCTGGAGGTGCTCCGGCCGGAAGAGGCGGACTGCATTACGATCGCGGGCATGGGCGGCGCTTTGATCGCCTCGATTCTGAACAGGGGCAAGGTGGAAGGTAAACTGGCGGCTGTCCGCACTCTGGTACTGCAGCCCAATGTCGGAGAGGATATCCTTCGCCGCTGGCTGCTGGATAACGGCTGGGTACTAACGGCCGAAGCTCTTCTTGAAGAAGACGGTAAACGGTATGAGGTTCTCACCGCCGTGCCGCAAGATTTGGAGGCGGGGATAACTAACGAAGGTCTGTATGCGGATGCGGCGCGGGCGGGCGGAGAGCGCCTGTACAGCATGGAGACGCTGCTATATATGGGCCCTTGGCTGATCCGGCAGAGAGGCCCGGTCTTTGTTGCCAAGTGGCTGGATGAAATATCCAAGCTGGAACGTATTTTGGAGTCGCTCTCACGGTCAGAGCTTGAATCTGCCGAAAGCAAACGCACGGAGATAAAGGCGCGGATTAGAGAGATCACGGAGGTGCTGGCATGCTTGCCAAAGGACAAACCGTAA
- the rpoD gene encoding RNA polymerase sigma factor RpoD, whose translation MANDQHTELEAEFTLDQVKDQLIESGKKRSSLNIKDIMEKLSPFDQDPEQMDEFYEQLSDLGIEVVNDNDEEVTLRPNDDNENGDSDDFSFDDDLSLPPGIKINDPVRMYLKEIGRVPLLSADDEVELAMRIKNGDEEAKRRLAEANLRLVVSIAKRYVGRGMLFLDLIQEGNMGLIKAVEKFDHNKGFKFSTYATWWIRQAITRAIADQARTIRIPVHMVETINKLIRVSRQLLQELGREPTPEEIAAEMELSVEKVREIMKIAQEPVSLETPIGEEDDSHLGDFIEDQEALAPADAAAYELLKEQLEDVLDTLTEREENVLRLRFGLDDGRTRTLEEVGKVFGVTRERIRQIEAKALRKLRHPSRSKRLKDFLE comes from the coding sequence ATGGCGAACGATCAGCATACCGAACTGGAGGCGGAATTTACGCTCGACCAGGTCAAAGATCAGCTTATTGAGTCTGGCAAGAAAAGATCTTCACTGAATATTAAAGATATCATGGAGAAACTGTCGCCATTTGATCAGGACCCCGAACAAATGGATGAATTTTATGAGCAGCTTAGCGACTTGGGGATTGAAGTCGTTAACGACAACGATGAGGAAGTAACGCTTCGTCCGAATGATGATAACGAGAACGGAGATAGCGATGATTTCAGCTTTGACGACGATCTGTCGCTTCCGCCCGGAATCAAGATTAACGACCCTGTTCGTATGTATCTAAAAGAAATCGGCCGTGTGCCGCTTCTGTCCGCCGATGACGAGGTTGAACTGGCCATGCGGATCAAGAACGGCGACGAAGAAGCGAAGCGCCGTCTGGCTGAGGCGAATTTGCGTCTGGTAGTCAGCATCGCGAAGCGCTATGTAGGCCGGGGCATGCTGTTCCTTGATCTTATCCAGGAAGGCAATATGGGTCTGATCAAAGCGGTAGAGAAATTCGACCACAACAAAGGATTCAAATTCAGTACTTATGCAACGTGGTGGATTCGGCAGGCCATTACCCGCGCCATTGCTGACCAAGCGCGTACGATCCGGATTCCCGTTCATATGGTGGAAACCATTAACAAGCTGATCCGCGTATCCCGCCAGCTGCTGCAAGAACTGGGGCGCGAACCCACGCCGGAAGAAATTGCAGCCGAAATGGAGCTTAGCGTTGAAAAGGTTCGGGAGATCATGAAGATTGCCCAGGAGCCGGTATCGCTGGAAACTCCGATCGGGGAAGAAGACGATTCCCACTTGGGCGATTTTATCGAGGATCAGGAGGCGCTCGCGCCTGCGGACGCGGCGGCTTACGAGCTGCTTAAGGAGCAGCTGGAGGATGTGCTTGATACGCTGACCGAGCGTGAGGAGAATGTGCTCCGCCTGCGGTTTGGCCTCGATGATGGCCGGACGAGAACGCTGGAGGAAGTCGGCAAGGTGTTTGGCGTTACCCGGGAACGGATTCGCCAGATCGAAGCCAAGGCTTTACGCAAACTTCGCCATCCGAGCCGCAGCAAGCGGCTTAAGGATTTTCTGGAATAA
- the dnaG gene encoding DNA primase: MASGHGNIPEEVIESVLARHDIVDTVGKVVHLTKRGKYLWGLCPFHSESTPSFTVTPDRGVFHCFGCGMGGNAIKFRMEIEGLSFPEAVKIMAEESDIPVPEIAGGMQSAHNPELDRLLQAYEWSAKFYHYLLKNTEYGKAAMDYLRSRKFSDHMIDQFQIGYAPDRWDTLLQFLERRNFDLAEMDRGGLLSSRSEGKGYIDRFRGRIIFPIANRAGKVVAFAGRILGEGQPKYLNSPESKLFNKSRILYNLHQSKASIRKTRQIVLFEGYGDVISAWESGVHNGVATMGTSLTENHASMMKALADEAVIAYDGDRAGQAAAMKALSMLEATGLRVKVAVLPGGLDPNEFVAQYGGDRFREQIIESAVSTVKFKLIYLKKNHILLEEDGKIAYVKEALQIIASLHSSTEREVYLKEIASELDLSYDSLKQDCNLLRASMQKNMPEGDNNVKRWNNGRHKKGQVQARALLPAYHAAERSLLSLMFQDSEAAAYVNEHLGEDFNIDDHAAIAAYLYAYYAQGKQPEISRFLSSLQDDRLEKIAASISIMESPPDWTTQLLDDYIREVRKYPVQRMMEKKREEMIQAEKAGDFLRAAQIASEIIALERQ; this comes from the coding sequence GTGGCAAGCGGACACGGCAATATCCCCGAGGAAGTTATCGAAAGCGTGCTGGCGCGGCATGATATTGTTGATACCGTTGGGAAAGTTGTCCATCTGACCAAGCGGGGGAAATATTTGTGGGGCCTCTGCCCATTCCATTCGGAAAGCACCCCTTCCTTCACAGTAACTCCGGATCGTGGAGTGTTTCATTGTTTCGGCTGCGGCATGGGTGGAAATGCCATCAAATTTAGGATGGAAATCGAAGGATTATCCTTTCCCGAAGCCGTCAAGATTATGGCCGAAGAGAGCGACATTCCGGTACCGGAAATCGCGGGAGGCATGCAGTCCGCGCATAACCCGGAACTCGACCGGCTGCTTCAAGCGTATGAATGGTCTGCGAAGTTCTATCATTACTTGCTGAAGAATACGGAATACGGCAAAGCCGCAATGGATTATTTAAGATCCCGGAAATTCAGCGACCATATGATTGACCAGTTCCAGATCGGATACGCGCCAGATCGTTGGGATACACTGCTTCAGTTTCTGGAAAGACGGAATTTCGACCTTGCCGAGATGGATAGAGGCGGCCTGCTGTCCTCAAGAAGTGAAGGCAAAGGTTATATCGACCGTTTTCGTGGACGGATTATTTTTCCGATTGCGAACCGCGCCGGTAAAGTGGTGGCATTCGCCGGAAGAATTCTCGGGGAGGGCCAGCCGAAATATTTGAATTCTCCGGAGAGCAAGCTGTTTAACAAAAGCCGGATCTTGTACAACCTGCACCAGTCCAAAGCATCTATCCGCAAAACGCGGCAAATCGTTCTTTTTGAAGGATACGGAGATGTCATTTCGGCCTGGGAATCGGGTGTGCACAACGGTGTGGCGACCATGGGCACTTCGCTAACGGAGAATCACGCGTCGATGATGAAGGCTTTGGCGGATGAAGCGGTGATCGCTTATGACGGAGACCGGGCGGGACAAGCCGCAGCAATGAAGGCCCTTTCGATGCTTGAAGCGACGGGGCTGCGCGTTAAGGTGGCGGTGCTGCCTGGCGGACTCGATCCTAATGAATTTGTGGCGCAATATGGAGGAGACCGCTTCCGGGAACAAATCATTGAATCCGCGGTTTCAACAGTGAAATTTAAGCTTATATATCTGAAAAAAAACCATATACTCCTAGAGGAAGACGGCAAAATCGCTTATGTCAAGGAGGCGCTGCAAATTATTGCTTCCCTGCATTCCTCTACGGAAAGAGAAGTGTATCTGAAAGAAATTGCCTCCGAGCTGGATCTGAGTTATGACAGCTTGAAGCAGGATTGCAATTTGCTCAGAGCTTCGATGCAAAAAAACATGCCCGAAGGGGATAATAACGTCAAAAGGTGGAATAATGGTAGGCATAAAAAAGGGCAGGTTCAAGCAAGGGCCTTGCTTCCGGCTTACCATGCCGCGGAACGGAGTCTGCTGTCCCTGATGTTTCAGGATAGTGAAGCCGCCGCGTATGTAAATGAACATCTGGGAGAAGATTTCAACATCGATGATCATGCGGCTATTGCCGCTTATCTATACGCCTATTACGCGCAAGGCAAGCAGCCGGAAATCAGCCGGTTTCTGTCCTCGCTCCAGGACGACCGGTTGGAAAAGATCGCAGCCTCGATTTCCATAATGGAGTCGCCGCCGGACTGGACCACGCAGTTACTGGATGATTATATCCGCGAGGTGCGGAAATATCCCGTGCAGCGAATGATGGAGAAGAAACGGGAAGAGATGATTCAGGCGGAAAAAGCCGGTGATTTTTTGCGTGCGGCACAAATTGCAAGTGAGATTATAGCCCTAGAGAGACAGTGA
- a CDS encoding YaiI/YqxD family protein yields the protein MGSLDAREITIVVDADACPVKRETADTARTFGVPVIMVSSYAHELRGGEGVAVVHVDNSDQSADLYIANHIKSGDVVLTGDYGLAALALAKGCHALSFRGQTYDETNMDMMLEGRHARAKERRRGRYSKGPKPFTAEDRNTFQHKLTKLLKLLQENVQP from the coding sequence ATGGGAAGCTTAGACGCTCGGGAAATAACCATCGTGGTCGACGCGGATGCCTGTCCGGTCAAGAGGGAAACGGCGGACACCGCCCGCACTTTTGGAGTTCCGGTGATCATGGTATCGTCCTACGCTCACGAACTCCGCGGCGGTGAAGGCGTCGCAGTCGTGCATGTAGACAACAGCGATCAGAGCGCCGACCTCTACATTGCCAATCACATCAAATCCGGGGATGTCGTACTGACCGGCGACTACGGCCTTGCGGCTCTGGCGCTTGCTAAAGGATGTCATGCCCTTTCTTTCAGGGGACAGACATACGATGAGACCAATATGGATATGATGCTGGAAGGCAGGCATGCCAGGGCGAAAGAGCGCCGGAGAGGCCGTTACTCCAAAGGGCCTAAGCCGTTTACCGCAGAGGATCGAAATACTTTTCAACATAAACTGACAAAACTTTTGAAATTATTGCAGGAAAATGTTCAGCCGTAG
- the glyS gene encoding glycine--tRNA ligase subunit beta translates to MTKDLLFEIGLEEVPARFIRAAMEQLQDRTAKWLESSRLEHGEVQSFATPRRLAVLVKDVAERQADVSEEVKGPSRKIALDAAGEWSKAALGFARSQGVAPEQFTFKEVGGVEYIYVTKSSEGADTSSLLAEGLTGIVGAMMFPKNMRWGAYDFKFVRPIRWLVALFGGDRIDFEITGVKTGNVSRGHRFLGFDAVIGQPADYIESLRSQYVIADVKEREALILEQINKLASDKNWTIAIKEDLLEEVLFLVETPTVLFGTFDPAFLNIPQEVLITSMREHQRYFPVLDAEGKLLPYFVTVRNGNAEHLETIAKGNEKVLRARLSDAKFFYEEDQKLKIEDALAKLENIVYHEELGSVADKVRRIRQIADSLAGKLQAAPEVAAKVSRAADICKFDLVTQMVYEFPELQGTMGEDYARKAGEDEQVAKAIFEHYQPRFAGDATPSTEAGAIVSIADKIDTIVGCFSIGIIPTGSQDPYALRRQSAGIVQIVLEQELPVGLNDIFEIAVQVHKNTRNLKLSAEELRNNLYEFFGLRVKRLLSDNVRYDVVDAVMAAGYDDIVAVVARSKALADAVVSKENFKNTVDSFNRVSNLAAKATGAVLDSALLGEAAESALYETWQSIHQPYQKALEADDAAAALDLLAGLSDAITVFFDSVMVMAEDERVRGNRLALLAGIDADLKSFADFGKLVW, encoded by the coding sequence TTGACTAAGGATCTGCTGTTTGAAATCGGGCTGGAGGAAGTTCCGGCACGCTTTATCCGGGCGGCGATGGAGCAGCTTCAGGATAGAACGGCAAAATGGCTGGAGTCCTCCCGTCTTGAGCACGGAGAAGTGCAGTCGTTCGCGACCCCGCGCCGTCTGGCTGTTCTCGTAAAGGATGTTGCCGAAAGACAAGCTGACGTCAGTGAAGAGGTCAAAGGGCCATCCCGCAAAATCGCGCTTGACGCGGCCGGCGAGTGGAGCAAAGCGGCGCTTGGATTTGCCCGCAGCCAGGGTGTTGCCCCGGAGCAGTTCACTTTTAAGGAAGTGGGCGGAGTCGAATATATTTACGTCACCAAGAGCAGTGAAGGTGCCGATACTTCTTCCCTTCTTGCCGAAGGGCTGACCGGAATCGTAGGTGCCATGATGTTCCCGAAGAATATGCGCTGGGGAGCGTATGACTTCAAGTTCGTCCGTCCGATCCGCTGGCTGGTCGCTCTGTTCGGGGGCGATCGTATCGACTTTGAAATTACAGGCGTCAAGACCGGTAATGTCAGCCGTGGCCATCGTTTTCTTGGGTTCGACGCGGTCATTGGCCAGCCTGCCGATTATATTGAAAGCCTGCGGTCCCAGTATGTCATTGCCGATGTGAAGGAACGCGAGGCTCTGATCCTCGAACAAATCAACAAGCTGGCTTCCGATAAAAACTGGACGATTGCGATCAAGGAAGACCTGCTCGAAGAAGTACTGTTCCTGGTGGAAACCCCGACAGTGCTGTTCGGCACGTTCGATCCGGCTTTCTTGAACATTCCGCAGGAAGTGCTGATCACTTCAATGCGGGAGCATCAGCGGTATTTCCCTGTACTGGATGCTGAAGGCAAATTGCTTCCATATTTCGTCACTGTCCGTAACGGAAATGCCGAACATCTGGAGACGATCGCCAAAGGGAACGAGAAGGTGCTCCGCGCCCGCCTGTCTGATGCGAAGTTCTTCTATGAAGAAGACCAGAAGCTGAAGATTGAAGACGCGCTGGCCAAGCTCGAAAATATTGTTTATCATGAAGAGCTCGGCAGTGTCGCCGACAAAGTCCGCCGCATCCGTCAGATCGCGGACAGTCTGGCAGGCAAGCTCCAGGCAGCGCCGGAAGTGGCGGCGAAAGTCAGCCGCGCGGCCGACATTTGCAAATTCGATCTGGTGACCCAGATGGTGTACGAATTTCCGGAGCTTCAAGGAACGATGGGCGAGGACTATGCGCGCAAAGCGGGTGAAGATGAGCAGGTGGCCAAGGCGATTTTTGAGCACTATCAGCCTCGCTTTGCCGGAGACGCCACTCCGTCCACGGAAGCCGGCGCTATCGTCAGCATTGCCGACAAAATCGACACGATCGTCGGCTGCTTCTCAATCGGCATTATCCCTACCGGCTCTCAGGACCCTTACGCGCTGCGCCGCCAGAGTGCGGGCATCGTGCAGATCGTGCTGGAGCAGGAACTTCCGGTCGGTTTGAACGATATTTTTGAAATCGCTGTTCAAGTTCATAAAAATACTCGAAATTTGAAACTTTCCGCTGAGGAACTCCGTAATAACCTGTATGAGTTCTTCGGACTGCGCGTTAAGCGTCTGTTGTCGGACAATGTGCGTTATGATGTGGTCGATGCGGTTATGGCCGCAGGTTACGACGATATTGTCGCCGTTGTTGCAAGAAGCAAGGCGCTGGCGGATGCCGTCGTGTCCAAGGAGAATTTCAAGAATACGGTTGATTCCTTCAACCGGGTCAGCAATCTGGCGGCCAAAGCCACCGGAGCCGTTCTGGATTCCGCCCTTCTGGGCGAAGCGGCCGAAAGCGCGCTGTACGAAACTTGGCAGTCGATTCATCAGCCTTACCAAAAAGCTCTGGAAGCGGATGATGCGGCTGCGGCGCTTGACCTTCTGGCCGGACTTAGCGATGCCATAACCGTCTTTTTTGACTCGGTCATGGTCATGGCCGAGGACGAGCGGGTGCGGGGGAACCGGCTTGCGCTGCTGGCAGGGATTGATGCCGATTTGAAGAGCTTCGCCGATTTTGGCAAACTGGTCTGGTAG
- the glyQ gene encoding glycine--tRNA ligase subunit alpha produces MNFQQMILTLQEFWSKQNCIIVQPYDTEKGAGTMNPMTFLRSLGPEPWKVAYVEPSRRPSDGRYGENPNRLYQHHQYQVIIKPSPDNIQEIYLDSLKALGVDPLQHDIRFVEDNWENPSLGCAGLGWEVWLDGMEITQFTYFQQVGGIETSPVSVEITYGMERLASYIQEKENVFDLEWVDGLTYGDVFHQPEVEHSTYTFEVSDVKMLFNLFNTYEEEARRAMDRHLVFPAYDYVLKCSHTFNLLDARGAISVTERTGFITRVRNLARQVAATFVEEREKLGFPLLKKEGVQLD; encoded by the coding sequence ATGAATTTTCAGCAGATGATTTTGACGCTGCAAGAGTTCTGGTCGAAGCAGAACTGCATTATCGTTCAGCCATACGACACGGAAAAAGGCGCGGGTACGATGAATCCGATGACATTCCTGCGTTCCCTCGGACCCGAGCCGTGGAAGGTCGCTTATGTCGAGCCGTCCCGCCGTCCCTCCGACGGCCGCTACGGGGAAAACCCGAACCGTCTGTACCAGCATCATCAGTATCAGGTCATTATCAAACCGTCCCCGGATAATATTCAGGAGATTTATCTGGACAGCCTGAAGGCGCTCGGCGTCGATCCGCTGCAGCACGATATCCGGTTCGTCGAGGATAACTGGGAGAACCCGTCGCTCGGCTGTGCGGGACTCGGCTGGGAAGTATGGCTAGACGGGATGGAAATTACGCAGTTCACCTATTTTCAGCAGGTGGGCGGCATTGAGACCAGTCCGGTTTCAGTCGAAATTACCTATGGCATGGAGCGGCTCGCTTCCTATATCCAGGAGAAGGAGAATGTGTTCGATCTGGAGTGGGTGGACGGCTTGACCTATGGCGACGTTTTCCATCAGCCGGAGGTGGAACATTCCACATATACCTTTGAAGTCTCGGATGTCAAAATGCTGTTTAACCTGTTCAACACCTATGAAGAGGAAGCGCGGCGGGCGATGGACCGTCATCTCGTCTTCCCAGCCTATGATTATGTGCTGAAATGCTCGCATACGTTCAACCTGCTGGATGCGCGGGGAGCAATCAGTGTAACGGAGCGTACAGGCTTTATTACAAGAGTGCGCAATCTGGCCCGCCAAGTGGCGGCAACTTTTGTGGAGGAACGCGAGAAGCTCGGCTTCCCGCTGCTTAAGAAAGAAGGTGTTCAGCTTGACTAA
- the recO gene encoding DNA repair protein RecO → MLHRVEGIVIRSMDYGEGNAIITLCTENAGKIGVLVRGAKKVKSRHAALIQPFTLGQYVFFRNNGGLGTLNSGEIINSHHPIREDLIKAAYGSYACELLDRVLHDEETGSFWFRQLSACLNALEEGKEPGVIINLFEMKILQAAGYGPQLDSCIACGRERADDELLLSPRLGGTLCRSCRHNDPPAMEVSPRALKLIRLFAALDLTRLGNVDVKESTREELKKIMRAFMDAQLGLRLKSQNFLDQLDKYNI, encoded by the coding sequence ATGCTACACAGGGTGGAAGGGATCGTCATCCGCAGTATGGACTACGGCGAGGGGAATGCAATCATTACACTTTGCACCGAGAACGCGGGCAAGATAGGAGTTCTGGTCCGTGGAGCCAAAAAGGTAAAAAGCCGCCATGCTGCTTTGATCCAGCCGTTTACGCTCGGGCAATATGTTTTTTTCAGGAATAACGGAGGACTCGGTACGTTGAATTCCGGCGAGATTATTAACTCCCATCATCCCATCAGGGAGGATCTGATTAAAGCCGCCTACGGCTCTTATGCCTGTGAGCTGCTGGATCGGGTGCTGCATGACGAGGAGACGGGGAGCTTTTGGTTCCGGCAGCTATCGGCCTGCCTGAATGCGCTGGAAGAAGGCAAGGAGCCGGGAGTCATTATTAATCTGTTCGAGATGAAAATACTTCAAGCGGCCGGCTACGGTCCGCAATTGGATTCCTGTATCGCCTGCGGGCGCGAGAGGGCGGACGATGAGCTGCTGCTCAGTCCGCGGCTGGGCGGCACTCTATGCCGCAGCTGCCGTCATAATGACCCGCCGGCAATGGAAGTATCGCCCCGAGCGCTAAAGCTGATCCGGCTGTTCGCCGCGCTTGATCTGACCCGCCTGGGCAATGTGGACGTTAAGGAGAGTACGCGCGAAGAATTGAAAAAAATCATGCGGGCGTTCATGGATGCCCAGCTCGGTCTCCGGCTGAAGTCGCAAAACTTTCTGGATCAGCTTGATAAATACAATATTTGA
- a CDS encoding YqzL family protein yields MRDFSWKYFAMTGDVDAYLLYREAGEPLSPAAETAAEEEQVYDEEAK; encoded by the coding sequence ATGCGAGATTTTTCGTGGAAGTATTTTGCAATGACTGGTGATGTCGATGCCTATCTGCTGTACCGGGAAGCGGGAGAACCGCTGAGTCCGGCGGCCGAGACAGCGGCGGAAGAAGAGCAGGTCTATGACGAAGAAGCGAAGTAA
- the era gene encoding GTPase Era has protein sequence MKFRSGFVAIIGRPNVGKSTLMNQVIGQKIAIMSDKPQTTRNKIHGVYTTSDSQIVFLDTPGIHKRQSKLGDYMNQTAMSTLGEVEAVLFLIDAAEGLGGGDRFIAEQLQGLKTPVILVMNKIDKLEPEALLPLITEYSKLHDFAEIVPISAKVGSNVNTLLEQLQKYLPEGPQYYPEDQVTDHPEQFVIAELIREKILHLTREEVPHSIAVAIEDMRAEPNGVVHISAVIFVERDSQKGIIIGKQGAMLKEVGRRARTDIENLLGSKTFLELWVKVKKDWRNQERVLRDLGFHKDQ, from the coding sequence ATGAAATTCAGATCAGGCTTTGTCGCTATAATCGGCAGGCCCAACGTAGGCAAATCAACCCTGATGAATCAGGTCATCGGGCAGAAAATCGCCATTATGTCGGACAAGCCGCAGACGACCCGCAACAAAATTCACGGGGTGTATACGACAAGCGATTCGCAAATCGTCTTCCTCGATACGCCCGGCATCCATAAACGCCAGTCCAAGCTGGGCGATTACATGAACCAGACGGCAATGAGCACGCTCGGCGAGGTGGAAGCGGTGCTGTTTCTGATTGACGCGGCCGAGGGGCTTGGCGGAGGCGACCGTTTTATCGCCGAGCAGCTTCAAGGTCTGAAGACGCCGGTTATCCTGGTGATGAACAAGATCGACAAGCTGGAACCTGAGGCGCTCCTGCCGCTGATTACGGAATATAGCAAGCTGCATGATTTTGCCGAGATCGTTCCCATTTCAGCCAAGGTAGGCAGTAATGTAAATACCCTGCTGGAGCAGCTGCAGAAATACCTGCCGGAAGGCCCGCAGTATTATCCGGAGGATCAGGTGACCGACCATCCGGAGCAGTTTGTTATCGCTGAGCTGATCCGCGAGAAGATCCTGCATCTGACCCGCGAGGAGGTGCCGCATTCCATTGCGGTGGCCATTGAGGATATGCGGGCGGAGCCGAACGGAGTGGTGCATATCTCTGCGGTTATTTTTGTCGAGAGGGATTCGCAAAAAGGCATTATCATCGGCAAACAAGGCGCTATGCTGAAGGAAGTTGGCAGAAGAGCCCGTACCGATATTGAGAACCTGCTTGGGTCCAAGACGTTTCTGGAGCTTTGGGTTAAGGTGAAAAAAGACTGGCGCAACCAGGAGCGCGTTCTGCGCGATTTAGGCTTCCACAAAGATCAGTGA
- a CDS encoding cytidine deaminase, translating to MQRSLANKTFRRTIMDSNTLLQEAIKARAKAYIPYSHFGVGAALLDQDGQVHHGCNIENAAYSVTNCAERTALFSAMAQGHKRGSFKALAVVGDTDLPITPCGACRQVIVELCDPDMKIILGNIKGDIRETTVRELLPGAFGPDELRQGQAPE from the coding sequence ATTCAAAGGAGTCTTGCTAACAAAACTTTTAGGAGGACAATTATGGATTCCAATACGCTGCTGCAAGAGGCGATCAAAGCCCGCGCCAAAGCATATATCCCATACTCCCACTTCGGCGTGGGAGCCGCTCTGCTGGATCAGGACGGACAAGTTCATCATGGCTGCAATATCGAGAACGCCGCCTACAGCGTTACCAATTGCGCCGAGCGCACCGCTCTCTTCAGCGCCATGGCCCAGGGACATAAACGCGGCAGCTTTAAAGCGCTTGCCGTTGTAGGTGATACCGACCTGCCGATTACGCCTTGCGGCGCATGCCGGCAAGTCATCGTTGAGTTATGTGATCCCGACATGAAAATCATTCTGGGCAATATAAAAGGGGACATTCGCGAAACAACCGTACGCGAGCTGCTGCCCGGTGCTTTCGGCCCCGATGAGTTAAGGCAGGGACAGGCTCCAGAGTAA